One genomic segment of Paenibacillus sp. FSL H8-0332 includes these proteins:
- a CDS encoding alpha/beta hydrolase, which yields MLYSDNNITFNFEEAGAGKPILILHGNGPDHRMMRACMEPLFSGQKDYRRIYIDLPGMGLSPAAEWLARMGSRN from the coding sequence ATGCTGTATTCCGATAACAACATAACCTTTAATTTTGAGGAAGCCGGAGCAGGCAAGCCGATCCTGATCCTTCACGGTAACGGCCCAGATCACCGGATGATGAGGGCTTGTATGGAGCCCTTATTCTCCGGACAGAAGGATTATAGACGAATCTACATTGATCTTCCCGGAATGGGATTGTCGCCTGCCGCAGAATGGCTTGCTAGGATGGGTAGCCGCAATTAA
- a CDS encoding ABC-2 family transporter protein, with protein sequence MHLLSGMEYKGWWLMLIQVLTVVISDPIATVLLFSRFGNIGEWTVAHIILVYSLAVASFGLAESVCRGFDYFPWHLLRSGDFDRLLLRPRSLFVQVAASRFHLHRLVRPFTGICAAGWALGQLDVPLTPGRLGILAMALAGGCLMYCGVFVLTSGLAFFTIKGLDWIFLLTNASYQITRCPEPYLPRMLKSVFSFVLPMLFISFYPAATVCGWDYPRWLGFLSLPSGAAFLGVSLLVWRIGVRHYKSTGS encoded by the coding sequence ATGCATCTGCTGTCCGGCATGGAATATAAGGGCTGGTGGCTGATGCTGATTCAGGTGCTTACTGTGGTGATCTCCGATCCCATAGCCACCGTCCTGCTGTTCTCCCGCTTTGGTAATATCGGCGAATGGACCGTCGCCCATATCATTCTGGTTTACTCGCTGGCGGTGGCTTCCTTCGGACTTGCCGAGAGCGTATGCCGCGGGTTTGATTATTTCCCGTGGCATCTGCTGCGCTCCGGCGATTTCGACCGGCTGCTGCTCCGCCCGCGGTCCCTGTTCGTGCAGGTCGCCGCTTCCAGATTCCATCTGCACCGGCTGGTCCGGCCGTTTACAGGGATCTGTGCTGCGGGCTGGGCGCTGGGGCAGCTCGACGTTCCCTTGACGCCCGGCAGACTCGGCATTCTGGCGATGGCGCTGGCCGGAGGCTGTCTGATGTACTGCGGAGTGTTCGTGCTAACCTCAGGTCTTGCTTTTTTCACTATCAAAGGGCTGGACTGGATCTTTCTGCTGACCAACGCCAGCTACCAGATTACCCGCTGCCCAGAGCCCTATTTGCCGCGAATGCTAAAATCCGTGTTCAGCTTTGTGCTCCCAATGCTGTTCATCAGCTTCTATCCGGCGGCCACCGTCTGCGGCTGGGATTATCCCCGCTGGCTGGGCTTCCTCTCGCTTCCCTCTGGAGCTGCCTTCCTCGGAGTGTCTCTGCTGGTATGGCGCATAGGCGTGAGGCATTACAAAAGCACGGGGAGCTGA
- a CDS encoding ATP-binding cassette domain-containing protein, whose translation MQIRLRDIRKSFKVYKRPEGKWGLLRGAFMRNVTQVDALGGISFDIEEGELVGYIGPNGAGKSTSVKVMSGILTPDSGECTILGKIPWKHRVEHVSRIGVVFGQRSQLWWDVPVADSFDVLKDIYAIPPGDYRLRLSELTATLGVEALLRTPVRQLSLGQRMRCELVAALLHRPKILFLDEPTIGLDAVSKLALRNFLKAENRQYGVTMLLTTHDMDDIEALCERVMVIGHGQLLYDGQLSGLQQKYAPEVVMKVNTDAMIAAMYNDLALG comes from the coding sequence ATGCAAATCAGACTGAGAGATATCCGCAAAAGCTTCAAGGTGTACAAACGCCCCGAAGGAAAATGGGGACTGCTGAGAGGAGCGTTTATGCGGAATGTTACCCAGGTGGACGCGCTCGGCGGCATCAGCTTTGATATTGAAGAGGGAGAACTGGTAGGTTACATTGGCCCGAACGGCGCCGGCAAATCCACCTCCGTCAAGGTAATGAGCGGTATCCTGACACCTGACAGCGGAGAATGCACCATCTTGGGCAAGATTCCATGGAAGCACCGCGTAGAGCATGTATCCCGGATCGGCGTCGTGTTTGGCCAGCGCTCACAGTTATGGTGGGATGTACCTGTGGCTGATTCCTTTGATGTGCTGAAGGATATTTATGCGATTCCCCCCGGAGACTACAGGCTGAGACTTTCGGAGTTAACAGCAACCCTTGGTGTGGAAGCGCTATTAAGGACGCCGGTGAGACAACTATCGCTGGGACAGCGGATGCGTTGTGAGCTGGTGGCGGCGCTGCTGCACCGGCCGAAAATTCTGTTTCTGGATGAGCCAACCATCGGACTCGATGCGGTATCAAAGCTGGCACTGCGCAATTTTTTAAAGGCAGAGAACCGCCAGTACGGGGTTACGATGCTGCTGACCACGCACGACATGGATGATATTGAGGCCTTATGTGAGCGGGTCATGGTGATCGGGCACGGCCAACTACTCTATGACGGGCAACTCTCAGGTCTGCAGCAGAAATATGCGCCGGAGGTCGTCATGAAAGTGAACACGGATGCGATGATTGCTGCTATGTACAATGACTTAGCTTTGGGTTAA
- a CDS encoding GNAT family N-acetyltransferase translates to MVSFELSQPQDAATLANVQKRTFDDDARRYQNKDEDGPPGYDSVPWQAEQMQQGHYYKLLKDGGIVGGMIIFPSSTEEECHLGRIFIDPLYQNQGFGHEALHFLFVQYPAAKRWTLDTPSWAVRNHHFYEKHGFIRIGEIYDAESSQSIWEYERTGPLTEAGR, encoded by the coding sequence ATGGTATCCTTTGAGCTATCCCAACCGCAAGATGCAGCAACCTTGGCAAACGTTCAAAAACGAACCTTCGATGATGATGCCCGGCGTTATCAAAATAAAGATGAGGACGGGCCTCCCGGTTACGATTCTGTGCCCTGGCAGGCGGAACAGATGCAGCAGGGCCATTACTACAAGCTTCTGAAAGACGGTGGAATTGTTGGCGGGATGATAATCTTCCCGTCGTCCACAGAAGAGGAATGTCATCTGGGCCGGATTTTTATCGATCCCTTATATCAGAATCAAGGGTTCGGGCATGAAGCTTTGCATTTCTTATTTGTACAGTATCCTGCGGCCAAGCGCTGGACGCTGGATACTCCCTCGTGGGCCGTCCGGAATCATCACTTCTATGAGAAGCACGGCTTCATCCGTATCGGAGAGATCTATGATGCGGAGAGCAGCCAGAGCATCTGGGAATATGAGCGGACAGGTCCGCTGACAGAAGCGGGCCGCTAA